The genomic region ATTAGAGAATCATTAGAGGATAATCCATGGTATAATCTGATACACAGATTAGACATCTGATATCACACGGtgaaaaacaggctttaatatcGAACCCAGCTTATATTAAGCCTTCTTTATGAGCCAGACACTAGGATATAGGAATGTGATTATACATCAAACGTCGACATTTTAACGAGCATGTCGGTTTTAttcttttcacatttaatgACCGCGTAAAAGACTATGCTTTCAACTTTTAGTTGGCTTGCTGAAAATGGTTCGCAAAACTACGCCTGTTTTTTTTAGGCAGAAAACCCGTTGCCTTTGTGTGGGATATTGAAGTGAAGTTAGCCGTAATGAAAAgagtagcatttttttaaacagtaaaaatctgcaaaaaactATTGTCaggtattttatgttttattgtgcaATCTCATCTTGTTTAGCAGTGTAATCTTCTGCAgtctgtatatacattttatgcaTTCGTGTACACTCAATGACTGAACTAGTTTTCCGCacgttttaatctttttaatttaTGCACTATGTCGTGACCCAACAAAAAGTTGCCTGTTACTTTTTAGAATTAATTTTGGATATAACAAACACTCCTGTCCATCACTACAGCGTAGCACATGCTAATAAGGTACTGTTAGCCAAGTTATTTGGAAGAAAAAGGGCTTATTGTTAAggttcctttgttttttttttatatctatgcAATGACTAAGTTGaatttttgcaaaatgtaaattgGTGCTGCCAAGTTGGCATTCATGTTTGTAGGATGACTCCAGTTACTATACAGTTAAAACTAAATCTTATAGATCTGACATTGTCAAATGTGACTCTGTTTTCACACTACATGTTCACCAATTATGTGCAACTaaaatgtttggttttttttatgttgagaaTTTTGTAGGATTTCTTTCAAGatgcatattttctttttttctttcaggtcaTAATTGTGTGCTTATAATTCTGGTCGAAGCTAGACTCAAATGTCTATTTTGAAGTTGTATGTTATCGTCAGCAAATTTTCAATGCTCTGCTAGAACTGTTTCATAAataggtttatttctatagcataCGTGTATGGAATTGTCTGACTCAATTATAGAAAACGTCATTAAACCATTCCTGTAAATGAAATTGGAAATCACAAATTATGGTGCTGATCTACAGTAGGCCAACATGTCcaaatattttgcacattttaacCATCAACTCTTATTAACTCTTCTTTTGGTAATATCATTGGACCTACTGAAGACATCAAGACATTTTCTCCACAGTTGAGCTATAAATGAGGAACAATGTGACACTACCGCAGACTTTATGTACTGTTATGTCGCAAAAGACATCTGAaatgtgcctttttttaatGTCCTGTATCTTTTACTTTCTGTGTATATTTAAAGAATTAGCAGGGGTGGACAAATCATTAGTCTGGGTGCCTGAAAAAAACAGGTTCAGAGTTCAGTTGGgtgttaaaatgcattttaatatgcTATATATCCAGAATCATTAATACAAAAGGAAAAACTGTTAaactagaggttgaccgatagtggatttgatcgataccgatagctaggttggattgtacttAAAACTGTACTTCATACTtgatccataaaaaaaaaacaccatgtaCTAaaccatgaaaatgtgctaaattgaatgaatatgaatatattaattaataaatcaaattgtcattataatcatttatataacaaatctccatgcagcacgcagtctcgcGTGTATAAACAAAAAGCACGCTGTGTCAGTGAGCCGCCTTTAGAGGCCGCTCACGTAATGACTGGACATTTTCAGCCGCTCCAACACCAgatgcaacctggaaaaactatcagtatggagttttacaatcaactatcggtgttGATTAATTTGCAAATCCGGtgaattggtcgacctctaatatGAACTGTATGCCATCTAAACACACCAGTGCCTTGCAATTATATTATAGCAAGTGAAAATCAGATCATCTTTTTGAAAGAACACCAGCACTTCTAGCCAAAATCCTAAggattttaagcatttttttaaatatatttaactaGATTAAAAAGGCAACTCACATTATATGCTTTGTTACTTGAGAGGAATTGCAGTAGTTCCCACATTttcatgtatataaaatgatttcttGGCAACCAAAATGATGAAACTGGGTAGCACACTGGTGCTTTCACTTATGGGCCGATTTGTCCACCcctgattaattaattataaaccaGCATTCTGATATTGGTGGATCACCAGAATTCAATCAGAACTGCTCTGTTGTATTTTCTATATACTTTCTGGAAATAGCTGTATTTTAGACGTGTATACAAAATAGGACATGTAGCATTTATATGCCAAAGGCTCGTATtacttatttcttttatttcttccatGTGCCTGAACAATGTGTTGTTTTCCcaatatgtaaaaaacaaaGGGAATTTGTGTACgtttgtttgtgcgtgtgtgtgtgtgtgtgtgtggtgtgtatgtacgtgtgcattggtgtgaatgagcaacaaaaaaatgaacttTCCTGTTGCTGTTATTGAATGTTGAAATGTATCGTGGCTGATTTAAACATAATTGTTACAGTACAATCAGATGTACAAAGCCACAATCATCTCCATCCTAAGGAAAACATACAGCTTGATCAAGCCAAAGAATTTTCCAATGTACTTCAAAAttaaagggattttttttccttttttttgtttttgtttttgttttgttcccaGCATGATAAAACCTCTctttcaaagagttttttttttttgtatttgttatagttattctattttttatattcagtctaataattcttttttggcattgtgttaaatatattttgcaatGCAAGCTGTTTGGTCTCATTTTGTGGTTTTCAATGAATGccttcacatttacatttgaatttgcatttatttatttgtcagatGCCTTTACCCGACGCACGAGTCTTACTAGCGAGACAGAGCACAGTCCAAACACACAGCTAAGCTACTTGCACAAAAATATAGTCACTCATACAAGACCTCCATTTTGCACCAGAATTGTAAGTCTAATATACACTGCTagtcaaatgatttttttttaactcctaCAGTTTATTGCGTTATTAATCTACTCAATAATATCAGCACAGATCACAAAGTAGTGAACAGAATACCAACTGTGTGAACTTATTTTATTAAGTAACTTGTTTTTCAGATCCAAATGAGACCATATGTTTTATTTGAGGCGTGTGTACTTGGATTAAACCTGTAGATAAAAGACTCCTGAAGCTAGAATTAAATGTATGGTGCGATACAAATAAATAGCACAGCACCacaaattctcaaatctgattggatgctgtgtgtgttaatgCTCTTCAAAATAGCAAGTTACACAAACAAAAGcatcatatacactatatggacagattTTTTGGGATACCTGACATTGTGGTAAATTATaatgctgacttcaccccaggtcttctcactCTTCATCattaccagactttactaacacctggCTGAATGAGCGCAAATCTTCACAAGTACACTTCAAACtttaatggaacatcttcctatcAGAatgcaggttattataacagcaaattgggattaAGTGTAGAATGGGGTGTTCATAAAGCACActtgaatcttatggtcaggtgtctacaaaaatttgttataaataatttaattagatcatcttctttcggctgctcccattagaggtcgccacagcggaccatccgtctccataccccctgtcctttacatctgcttctttcaccccaaccacctgcacgtctttcctcaccacatccataaacctcctccgtggctttcctcttttcctccttcctggtggctccatcctcagcattctcctactgatataccccatgtcccttctctgcacatgtccaaaccatcttaatctcacctccctcaccttgtctccaaaacatcctacatgcgctgtccctctaataaactcatttctaatcctgtccatcctcatcactcccaacgaaaacatcaacatcttcagctctgctacctccagctccacctcctgtcttttatttaatgccactgtctctaatccatacaacatagatttattagaatattatatataaaatattaagttTGCAGTCCTGCACAAAAAAAGCAGCAGGAAATTTGCTCTTAATAATTTTGCGTGACAAGAATAGGACTACTTGAACTACCCATATATATATCAggtggtgtgtttgtgcatatatTTACAGGAAGATTGTTTCACATGACATTAAATAgttttacttgtgtgtgtgtgtgtgtatgggtgtgtatgtgtggcaaaaaatccataaaaatagaaaaagaaaattatatatatatatgtgtgtatatatatatatatatatatatatatatatatatatatatatatatatacacacacacaagtgaaactatatatatatatatatatatatatagatataattttttttctctatttttatgaatttttgccAACTGTGCTTCTTAAATATATGGAGGTCTGTGTGTTTTGGTTAATCAGCTTTTTTAAAGGATTGTCACATCTGCTTTCTTGGTGCATTTTTTCAGGTACACATTTGGAGGCAAATGATGTTCAGCACTCTGGCGTTTATTACATGCATGCCATGCAGGAGTCATCACTAACCAAATCGGCTTAAACGTTGGTACCCTCATTTGAGTTGGAAATTGGAATGCattcaaatgaaaatgtgtttattttcgATATGCCTCTCACTATTTAAGATCTCAGCAAGGCCCCAGGTTAgcaggtttgttttgttttgtgcatgcatgacTCAATGCAAAATGTGTGTTAGTGCTTGTCAGTGTTTTCTTAACCCACATGGGCTCCGGTTACCTGTGTGTACTTTATTGTGGGCGGATCTGCTCAGGAAAGAACAGGTATAAGTGTGTGAATCCTCGTACGCTTGGATGCATTCACAGTTTTTCAGCTTGGCAGCAGTTTTAATGAGATACACAAAGGATTACAATGCGAGCAGTACTTTTCTCTTGAACTGAAGGCCATCCAGAGAGAAGGTAAATTCCAAAAACAGTTCAGAACTTTGATTGTATTTCATAGTTGTATTAATGTAGAAAAAGTTCAGGATAGTAAGGAACATATTACTAATAATTCTTAAAATGATACTGTGATATACTCAAATGTTATGTCCAATATTGAAATTAATTCTAATGAACTCtttattattagaatttttttaaatctgctgAACTACATAAAATCAACTCTCTCTTCCAGAACACCTCACTATGGCGTTGGGGTTTTCCCAGGATcaggtggcgtgtgtgtgtgaggttctgCTTCAGAGCGGATGCATCGACCGTTTATCGTCTTTCCTTCGTTCTGTACCTTCTCTCTCCACATGCTCTTCGTCCTCGTACCTGGGCCCACAGCACACAGTGGAGAGCGTGTTGAAGGCAAAGGCGGCTGTGGCCTTCCATCAGTGCCGGTTCAGCGAGCTCTACACTCTTATCGAGGGCAACATGTTCTCTCCACGCAGTCACTCGCTTCTCCAGCAGCTCTGGCTCCGGGCGCGCTACCTTGAGGCCGAGCTGCAGCGAGGGCGCCCTCTTGGAGCAGTGGGCAAATACCGTGTACGGCGCAAGTTCCCCCTGCCTCGAACTATCTGGGATGGGGAAGAGACCAGCTACTGCTTTAAGGTAGAAAGGCTTGATCTGCTAATACCATcatataaattcatataaagatatttatatatgacaGAAGTGATGAAGGTACAGCAAGTGGGACAACTTCTGCTAACACTAGACTACAACTGAGTAATGATATTAAAGGACCTCCCCAGCAGTTATCTCTTTTACTATACCTGtatctgtattctgtgtgtgttgATCATCATGgacaagaataataataattataataaatcagttgaCTGATTTATACTGGAGGTCTAAGAGCAGTTGttaattaatgtttataacTGTCTCAAATATATACACTACTGAGTCAAATAAATATGGGTCAAGTCTAAAATAGCCATTTTTACACTTCTAGTACTCgtaagaataaatgaatgatcaaaaacaaaaacaagaatttaacaaaaataacaacTGCAGAAAAATGATTGCAGGAAAAGCAAGAAACAGGGAGATTCACTTATATCGTCGTCTTACATACAGGTAAAATCATGATAATGTTTCAAATGTAATGTGAATTTCAACACGTCCGGGTTTGCAACATTTTTACAGCTATACACTGAACAGTGAATGAAACAACAAATGTGTCTGCATGTTCCTAAACACGGGTTAAACATGTCAAGAAATCTATAAGATATTAATTACTTTAACTATATGGTTTATTTGTGCTTATTATCCTGAgcaatgatttgttgttaagactATTGAATACttaatatttagcattttggGCTTTTATTTACTCAGAGTTTTGCATAAGACCTACAATTTCATTTAAATCATGGCCAGTCTAAACACTCACCATTATAGTTATGTTCtattataatgtaaatgataaaatcTGTAATCGTGTAAAAAATCGTGTACtaatgtaaaagttttttctAAACTGTTAATGGTCAGAGCTTTTTTACTCTGACTGATAAACAAGTATACAAAACCCTCTATGCAACCACACCCTTTCAAGCATATAAAAGTGTAAGATCAGTGGCCACTGTGCTGAATGTGGAGTGAATGTTGTATTTGCAGGAGAAGTCACGGTGTGTGCTGAGAGAGTGGTACTGCCGGAAGCCTTACCCGTCACCGAGAGAGAAGAGGGAGTTAGCCACAGTGACCGGACTCACAGCCACTCAGGTCAGCAATTGGTTCAAGAACCGCCGTCAGAGGGACAGAGCTGCTCAGGGACGCAAAGGGTGAGGGAACGTGTTCGTCATTTCTAATATCATAAAGGAAACAGTTACACAATTTTCCCTTTGAAAATGTAGACCCATAGGCAGAATCTTAACCTAGGAATTGTACTATAAAACTAGAGGTGGTCCAAATCATGAATGCACTTTCACCTTGAATTGGTAAATTTTATTATGCTATATAATAaaatcatgaataaaaaaaaaatatttatagtgtGGTTTAATGATGATATTTGTATGAAGTGAAGAGAGCAAAATGTGTTTCTcagtaatatttcattttactgGAGGTGATTTAAATCATTAATGCACTTTCACTATGAATTGGTAAATAGTTTTCTATGCTATATTATgaaatctttattaaaaaatgctttaagtGAAGAGAGCAAAATATGATGGTGTGTTTCTCAAAAATATTTTGAGTGAAGctaaattaaagtaaagaagtttgggctctgacatgtacttaagtaaaaagtagatattattactacctgttttagtgtcacgctggtaactggacctcatgtcatattaatatattaatacaaaagtatttcacattttgttgcATAATTAATGTATCCAGgatgaacatccaccatatagaacacaaacagagcaaagatgatgatgatcaggtgatcagaagtgtctctgttctcagtcatgtttacatcactgactccctctgtctcatccacctTAGCTCTAAATCTGTgatgtgtgagagccaggaaatgacaagaaataggttgatggactgaaaacAGCGCAGTGAGAAGAACAAATATTGATCCTGTCTAAACAAAATAACGAGCagagtagaaagtacagatatttgtgtaaaaaaataaaatgtgaaggTAAAATGAGTAGTGATGTCAATTAATGATACCAGAAAAACAAAGCAACAAAGTATTTCTACTtaattacttcccacctctggacACCAATCATGGCTTTGGATGtttttggatatatatatatatattccaataTATTCTGACTCCctttgttctctttctttcttagacAAATGGAGGATGCTGTGCCAGACTGCTTGAACTCAGATGGTACAGCTAGACGTTCACTCCACAGGTCTGACGATGACCTTTCACCTCCACAGAGCCCGAGCTCGAGAGCAGAACTGCTTCCCTGTACGCAGCTCTCCGCATCTCAACCTCCACCTCTCCGGCACCTGGGAGCTGCACACTACTTTCACTACTGATGCGACCTGAGCCTTCAGTGCAAActcaacacatttatttgaGCTGGAGAATAAACGTGGATAAGACAGTTACTGCCCCCCAGTGAGAAGCTCAACGTCCTTGATGATCTGATTAGTCTGTAATGAAAACACTGTACTCGCCTTATCAAgagaatagaaagaaaatgtcTTTATGCTACAAGAAATCCAAATTTTTAACATGTTCCTTATCTGCTTGTATTTTAAGCTTAATTTTGTTACAAACAATATTCACTTTATATTACAagactgtaaaacatttttgccTGCAAGCACGTGGTGCAATTCTGCAACAAACTGATgtacaagttttttttgtttcctcgGTTACTTTTACTTATGCaccattttgttgttttttaaagtaaaaaaaatgttttgtaaaatgtaaaaaaaaaaaatcattttattgtcTTTACAGTTGTCTTTGATATATCATTGTGGGATTATGGTTTTCAAAATACTACGTTTTTCATgacatttaaatgcaatttcTCAAGAAATTtgaccctaactctaacccacAGCGCTAGTCTTAGCTGCCAGCTAGCTAACAAGCAGAGTATGCTACctaatgtatatttttgtaaatttagCAAATACAGGTTAAATGTTCTCTgtcttcatttaaatataatcacAGGATCCAATCTCATTATTTACACCATTATCCTCACAGCTCCTCCAGGAATATAAATCAGATCATGTTACATGGACTAGCATGTTACCAGAGTAGAAATTACAACATGTAATCTTTCACTTTAGCAGTGAATCAGATGCCAATTTTATTTAGTTCTTCTTTCtcaattttcttcttcttacaaTAGTCAGTGTTCAGCTACGCTATTTCAGTAGTTAAAGGAAATGTATGAAAAGTTCAAATGCATTTGTGCTAACATTGTAGAAATCTAGCAGAAACTGTAGTATTATGGTAGCAATTTTAAGTGGGCAGAGTTTTAAGGCTAAACAATGGCTTCAGACAGATGGTCAAATTTTCCTAGTCATttgtgcataataataataataataataataataataataataataataaatatagaaatactaTAGCTTTCTCAGATTAATGGAAATTTGTGAATGTGGCtactgtagttaaaaaaaagaggataTGGCCCTATATACTCTTTTCACTatagaaagcaaaaaaagaacattattctgtatttgtattcaaaaatacagtaaaatcatTGGACCTCTGTATAAAATTCGCCCATTCTTTTTCCAATGAAGCACCAAAAATAGACTAAACAGATCAACTTTACTGAATCAACTTTAACAGCTTTTTGCTCAGTTACTGTTGCTACCATAATGCTACAGTTTCTGCAAAATGTCTACTAACAAACATGTTCTAACAgcaaatacaaatcttatggtcaggtgtccaaacacTTTTGCTATATAGTGTATGAGGTGGTGATGCTTAACTATGGGTATGATTTAAGAACGTATTTAAGCATTTAAAGTGAGATTACAGGACAAAGGAATGACCATGACAGCAAAtacagagaaaataagacatAGATGTTTTATTGCAATTTATTTAGGTGGATTATTTGACTATAGCTGCTCAAAGAAAGTCAGTATGATGCAGTTGCAGAAGATCGATTTAAGCAGAAACATGCATTCCAGATTAGGCACAGGCGACAGCACATGGTCTATTAGTACGCAGATTTTGGTAAAATCTGGTGTTCAAAATATTCAGATTTCACCTAAATTAAAATATGAGGTCAGTCACAGGTCCTGCTGAAAAGCTtaataacaaaatgtttattattaacatacaTTCAGATCTACCCTGCACTGTACGTGCAACAGGTTAGCAGGCTCATGGCTCAGACTTACGCAGTAAGTCAAATGAACAGGCTCATAACAGTCTTTGGCTGAATGTCTTCATTTCAGTGTGGAAACTGAGTGAATCAGctgccactgtgtgtgtgtttatggctCTTGTTTCAGCAGAAAGAGGAAACagacatatataatatatttaattaaaataatcgtACCACACTTCCACAGCTGATGTTGTGTCTGTATGTGACCAAGAGGTTATGTATCATCGCTATCTTCCAGTAGGTAACAGATAGAAGGTAAAtccatatgtatgtgtgtttgagaatcTGAGTCGGCTCAGAGATGCAGGTATTCAGCCAGGAAGATGACTAGGATCTTGGTGAGGTTCTCAACCGTGGGCCGGTGCATGTTCTCCTCCGTGTCCTGCAGAGTGTGCCAGAATGAAGGGAACGGGGTTGCGATCAGGTGCAGGATTGGAACACCTGCAGGATGGCATGCACATGTTtaagaatgtttaaaaaaaagacctcaCTATCTGCTGTGTGGATGGTACTCTGAAGTCTTTTCCAATCTTTGCTTTAGTGGATAATCTCACCACCAGGAATCGCATCATCTTCAATCGGAACACTTTTATTCTTAATTTCACAATTTCAGCACATATAAAAGTGTTTGTAATGatttgcagacagacagaacacTAGTTTGATGAAATCCCTTTTCATTCTGTGTCTCCTGAGATTTCTTTCCCTCATTttgattcctttttttcccgTCACATCTGAATTGTTCGAACCGAGCAGTGCCACGACTGGCCTGTATGAAGCTTTTGTCTAAAACTAATATTTCGGAATTTCCTACGTCCAACAAGCAATTTTTTGATTTACCTAAAAGAACAAAGAGACAGTCTCCTTGTTAAATCTATAATAATGGCTACACAGTTTGctatattttaaaaaggaaaacagtTAGCTGGCTAGATAGTTGctaaaaaaagataaagctgacactattgggcccttgaacaaggcccttaaccctcattgCTCCATCAGAGCTGACCCTGTGTTCTGTCGCCAGCTTCCTAACATGCTGGGAGCTTTGAAGCAAGAATttcaatgtgctgtaatgtatatgtgacaagaaAATACATCTAATCTAACGTTATGTGGATCGTTCCTTTAAAGTCAATAACCCCCTCCCCCCCTGCTCAGAGAACAGAGGAGACGGCACTGCAACTGCTAAAAGCATTCATTTGTTATTTGATGAATGAAATGAACTCG from Silurus meridionalis isolate SWU-2019-XX chromosome 13, ASM1480568v1, whole genome shotgun sequence harbors:
- the six9 gene encoding SIX homeobox 9, whose amino-acid sequence is MALGFSQDQVACVCEVLLQSGCIDRLSSFLRSVPSLSTCSSSSYLGPQHTVESVLKAKAAVAFHQCRFSELYTLIEGNMFSPRSHSLLQQLWLRARYLEAELQRGRPLGAVGKYRVRRKFPLPRTIWDGEETSYCFKEKSRCVLREWYCRKPYPSPREKRELATVTGLTATQVSNWFKNRRQRDRAAQGRKGQMEDAVPDCLNSDGTARRSLHRSDDDLSPPQSPSSRAELLPCTQLSASQPPPLRHLGAAHYFHY